Within the Halichoerus grypus chromosome 2, mHalGry1.hap1.1, whole genome shotgun sequence genome, the region TAAtcatgagacccttcaggtgAATATCAGTGttccatatgcttggaggatgattgctaacctATATCTTGggtgggggtagagataaaggaagtttccaaagggatttttgcAGGATCCTGGAAGTCTGGctaatgtcaagctaaggttgtcttttgcctctagcaaagtattaacattgaggcagttgagttccgGGAGAAAGGTTACTTGGCCTGTATCAAATACTTGTTAATGGGCtgtaagttgtaaggaaatttaattttttttttttttttttgcctttttctccacatgagtaaccaccattctattctctgcttctatgaatttgactattttagattcctcataaAAGTGGTGTCATATAGGATTTGttctgtatctggcttatttaTGTTAGCATAATCATCCATGTAAACAacatgattttccttcttttttaaagctggataatattccattgtatgtaaatatcacattttctttatccatcattCATTGTTGGATACTTactttgcttccatgtcttggatattgtgaataatgttgcagtgaacatgggagtacacgtatctctttgagatcctgatttcagtttgtTTAACCTCTTTCAGATTTAATTTACTCATCTTACAAAACCAAGATAACTGTTTCACAGAACTGAtggaatattaaatgaaattggGTTCATTTGAAGTTTAGTCTGGGTACAGCATATGGCACTAaacaagggaaggagaaaggagaagaaaaggaagaaaatacacagTTTCTATAATCCTTCTAATTGGTCATAAGACTGTAGTTGATATTTATAACTCTGTGCCTCCACTACgcatttcatgttttctttatgcTCAATCAGGACTTCAACTGGTTGAGATTCTTCACCTGATAGGGGATGATTTAAATCTtcatttctgaaaggaaaatCCGTAATGGTCCTGTCTTTTTCAGGTTGTCAGTAGATGGGTTACGCTAGCACCCTCAAATACAGTATATATTGaattcaaaatgcaaaaaagCCCACCAAGAGTTGTGCTTTTCCTAGCTGAAGATAGTTCAAGGGACAACAGGTTTTCTTTCACTTTAGAAAGGAGATCTCAACATGTTCTAGACAATTTGACTCCAAGAGGTTTCACTGAGGTGGTGACCTCCTTAATTTTTGTGGGGTTTATCTCCAACCCGGGAGTTCACATGTGTTTACTAAGACATCTAAAGTACTTGCTACTTCCTGCTCCTCAAACAGTTAGCACAATGTCATCACTGCAGTGGACTGATATGATGTGTGCAATGTCAAGATGGTTAAGATCTCTGCTGAGTATATTATGACAGAAAGCAGGAGAGTTGACACAGCCCTGAGGCAATATTTGTAAGGTTACTGTTAGTCATAGCAGTTAAAAGCAAACTATTTCTGATTGTCCTAGCAAactgatatggagaaaaaggcatTTTCATGTCAAAAACTGCATACTTCCAGTTGCCAGGGGCTATGTTGATTTGTTCCATGAAAGACACTCCATCTGGAACATCAGCTCCAGTTGGGGCCATTACctaaattagtttaaaataatgTAGATAATTACTCTTATATTCTGATTTGTCTGCTTTTTCCATAGGACAAACAAGAGAGTAAGTGGGGAGATGCTAGGTATCACCACCGGGCTTTATTCAAGTGTCTGAAAATGGCACTCATCTTCACAATTCCTCCAGGGATCtgatatcattttttatttactacCCTTGTAATGAGGGGAACGTCCAGTGGCTTCTACTTGGTTCTTCCTACCATTTGAGCTTTATTCCTCCAGCCAGAGTGCTAATGTGGGGATTCTGCCAATTGTCAAGAAGATTATCCGAGTTACAGATTCCCAAATTGAGGAATTGATCTCTGGACCTACTGGGTCCACTTTGATTAAAATGAGTGGTAAGACTCCAACTATCATCTGGCCACCATCAGCCACCACTTTCACTGATGGACTGGAGTGACATTTTGGGTCTTTAGGAGTTAGTGTCAACATAGTGTCTGGTAATCCCTTGAGTAGGCAGAATTTGGGGCCCTATGCCCTCTGAGCCCTGGTGTCATACCCATCAATATGTTACaggacaaaagggactttgctcTTGTAATTAAGGTTACTAATAAGTTGACTCTAAAATAAAGAGGTTATCCTGGGCTATCCAGGTAGACTGAGAGACAGTAACTTAACTGACACAAAGAGGAACTTGTTCTGACTTCCACAGCTTCCAAATAGCCATTTTTAAATCTTCTGAACCTCCTCACACCTCCTTCAAGTCTAGTTACTTAATTTCATTCTCTGtgagttttggagtcagacagatttGGGTTCAGATTttacaggttttgtttgtttgtttgtttacttataaGAATATGTGATTTAAGCAAGCTACTTAGATTCATTTAGACTTACTTTCCTCACCTACAAGCCAGGATAACAATATCTATTTCAAGGATTGATGTaagtgttaaatgaaataaagtgtgCAGAAAGTGTAATTAGCCCATAGGTCACGGTGGTTCTCCACTCTCTCCTTCATGCCTGTCTTCCCCatcatttccccccttttcttttctgcctcttgTCCCTagtctttttcattgttttttctgtcttttctcctctattttgtgcttttccttttcattcttttctccatCATTTATTACCTTAATCCCCCCACCTGATTTTCTTCTATCCCTTTTGTTATCCATATACCCATATTATAGTCAATGAACCTCaattaaaaattctctcttttgctttagAATTTGTAATTGATGTGCTTTTCCTATCACTTAACTGTTTATGCATCTCAAGTCCTTATAGGTGTCATATATAGGAAGTTTCCATTTTGAGAGCTTACTGCAGTCTATTGCATAGTGTAGTGGTTAGAAATGTTCTAGGTTTCCAGTTTTGGAAAAACCAACAGATCAAAGGACTTACTCTTCTCACAGGTAGGCAGCTGCTAGTAATGGTGCAGAGGCTCAGCTATGTCAGGACCAGTGTCCCTTCCATTGTCTTGAGATTTTGTAGTTCCAGGAATCATATCTGTGTTTAAAGTGAAAAGAATAGTCTGGGTGAAGAGGAAGTAGAAGCACCAGCAGTATATCTCCCTTTTATCAATAAAAGGAAGGTTTCTTAAAAGCCCATAACTGACTTCTGTTTAGATTTCACAGGCCAGTCCTGTGTCTAtttctataactttatttttttaaatctataagcTTGTTATTTTAGTGCTGGACTACAGGCATCTGCGGGGCATAGTAGTCAGAACATTTTGGCAACATTTTAATGTCtctatggttttgtctttttcagaatgtcTCTAGTTGGAATAATATAGCACATagcctttttagattggcttatttcatttagtaatatgcatgtaatattcttccatgtctttttgtggcttgataaatcatttctttttatcacagaatagtattccattgcatagatGTAATacagtttgtttttccattcacctattgaaggacatctttgttgcttccaattcttggcaattatgaattaagctgctataaatgttcatgtgtaggtttttgtgtggacataagttttcagcttatttggataaatacatagcacaattgctggattgtatgataagCCTATGTTTAACTTGGTAAGAAACAGCCCAacagtcttccaaagtggctgtgccattgtgcattcctaccagcagtgagAGAGAATTCTTGTTGTTCCAGTAGCatttcaccagcatttggtgttgtcattgcTTTGGATTTTAGCCACTCTAATGGTGTGCAGCTTGAACtctttttcactcttttcctCCCATTTAGAATGATCTTCAGGGCCCCAAAGATTGCTTCCCTTGTGAAGCCTTTCCAAGTGCTGCTCCCGACATAACCCCTGCTGGTCCCAAAGTGATCTTTTCCTCTTTGAAATCCCATTTCTGGCCCTTCCATCTTCTTTTTTGCAGTCTACATAACCAAGATATTACTTTCCACAGCAATGGCCATCCAGAGCCTCTCCACAATTTCTGAGCGTTCCTGAGGCATTACTTTCTTGTAGTTTCCCCTGCTCTGTCTGGGTCCTGGGTTGTCTCCAACTCCCTTTGAATCAACCCAGACATGAAACTCAGCTCTTTCTCTGGTATTCACAGGAAAGTTGACCTACCCTAAGGACTGTGGGAGTTTGGTAACTTAATGGGGATGAATCATAGAGTAATATTCATGACCTTCTGACTGggtctctcctctcttctttcttcttccccactccctttctggagtaaaaaaaaaaaaaaaaaaatccttctctctgcctcatgTGTAATTATTTTACATCCTTCTCTTAGGGTTTTATGTTTGCTAACATGCATGTCACATGTGATACACCTATTGTAAGTTGGACCATCAAGGCTTATTGGCCACAGAAGCATCTCCCTAAAGTAGAGGGAGATTTTTTTCTACCAACTATTAAGAGAATACAGTTTATCTTGTTAAATTGTTTGTAGCTATTTTCacatatatactttttcttaCTGGATAGCAAAGTCCTCAAAGATAAGAATTAAGTCTTCATCTTTCTGATCTCCATAGTCCCTGCTTTAGAAGTGgtggtcaataaatgtttatagaatgactgaatgaataaaaaaaaaagaatgaatgaatacactatatatgatttcagtttcttttaaaaagaaataaatgtatttctttcaagTAGGCATTCACAAATTATCACAGTTAACCCATTTTAGGTACAGGTGGAAACACAGACTATGGTTTGTTTGCCCAGTTATAGTATTTATtaagaaatgacagaaaacacTGTATCATAGATGTAACTGAAATAGCCAGCAGACAAGATCATTATGATCCCACCCTGCAAAAAAAGGGATGGAATCAGATGTTGAAAGATGAAAAAGTCTAGCCTACTCCTTAGAAAGTGAATGTTGAGTGAAGAGTCCATTCTCTCTGGTAACAACTGAGGAGAGTCACTTGACTATACTCTGGTGCCTTTGAtgttaggaaaaaatattagGTAAACAGAGCTAAAAATAGATTATAAAGCAGGGGAGAATTAGATTTGTGGGTAGTTCTCAAGGATTAATTCCACAGTATATCAGTAATTTTCAACCCtgcagaaaaatcagaaatagtaTATCCAAAACATTTGATAGTCAGCTGGTAGGTTCACAGCATTTCTGTGTCGGCAGTGGACAGTCAGGGTATTCACTGCAGAATGAAATCAGATAAAACTCATATACTTGGTAGCCCCcataacaaaaacacaaatggaAGTCTAAGAACTTGTGGTGGTCCAGTGGTGGTTGAGGAGATATGCTATTCAGAGATCCTGTGTCCTGGGCAACTGGAAATCAGCAGCCTGGCTTTCAGCAGGTGGGCTCACAACAGCTGGGCTGgcagcagtagcagcagcagGCTGGGCGGCAGCAGGACTGTCCGCAGTAGGATGGGCGGCAGCAGGGGGCCTGGGCGTGGTGCAGCTGGCAGCAGGTTGGGGGCGTGCAGCTCACCACACAGCAGGGGGGCAGGCAGGTGTCCTCCACGCGGCAGTCAGGGCGGCACCACCTGACTCGGCAGCTCACAGCTCCGTAGCCACCCTCCTGGCCACCACCAGTGCCACAGCTGGTCCCACCGCAGCTGGGCTCGTAGCAGCTGGGCTGGTAGCAGCTGGGctggcagcagctggagccacagtTCCCACTGGTGGAGCAGGTGGGAAATCCACAGAAGCTAGTGGAGCAGCAGGCCATGGTCAGGAGCTGGGTTGAGAGTTGGGTTGCTTGTAGGTGTTTTGGTGGTAAAGTCTATGTCAGGCAGGCCTTTTATATATCTGAGCCAGcttctatttataaaattcttaacatatcttccttgtttttgtttaaatttgttcCTCATTGGTTCTCTGATTGGCGTACATTGAAATACTTATGACCCATTATGAGCAGCAGTTTAGAAAttactttgttttatagtttcatttgGACTCCTCATATTGGTCCTTTGCTCTTTGGAATACATTTGTGGTTTTCCATGTTCAAAGAGTCCTTCCATTTTAGTCCACATCAACACCCTCATTTTGTAGAGGTGGTTATTTCACGTGACTCTCTGTCTATATGTCTAAGGCTAAGGCTAATTGTGCTCTTAGgtttaactattattttttccttctggcttTACAGACTGAATTCTGTTGAATTTAGGACAGTGGAACATCCCC harbors:
- the LOC118520476 gene encoding keratin-associated protein 9-3-like, with protein sequence MACCSTSFCGFPTCSTSGNCGSSCCQPSCYQPSCYEPSCGGTSCGTGGGQEGGYGAVSCRVRWCRPDCRVEDTCLPPCCVVSCTPPTCCQLHHAQAPCCRPSYCGQSCCRPACCCYCCQPSCCEPTC